In the Cylindrospermopsis raciborskii Cr2010 genome, CCACGGGCTTTGAGTTATGAAATCGGATTGCAGTTAACCAATAATGCCCAAATTCAAGAATTGAATGCCCAATATCGTCAGAAAGACCAACCAACAGATGTTTTGGCTTTTGCTGCACTGGAGAATAATTTCCCCTACACCGAGGAAATGCTAGCCAGTCAACCCTTATATTTGGGTGACATTGTCATATCTATAGATACCGCCATTAGTCAAGCTGAGGAGCGGGAACATAGTTTAACTACAGAGTTAGCTTGGTTGAGTGCCCATGGTTTATTGCATCTTTTGGGCTGGGATCATCCTGATGAGAAAAGTTTGATAGAGATGTTAAACAAACAATCAATGCTGCTAAAATCAGTTGGTATTGTTAGTAATATTTAAGTAGAGATTATAACGAACAGGAGTAGGTTCTTTG is a window encoding:
- the ybeY gene encoding rRNA maturation RNase YbeY, translated to MSSQTKVQTQLQVELFIENSYDLNLTNQVSEEKWYMWFSQWLTLLAVELPRALSYEIGLQLTNNAQIQELNAQYRQKDQPTDVLAFAALENNFPYTEEMLASQPLYLGDIVISIDTAISQAEEREHSLTTELAWLSAHGLLHLLGWDHPDEKSLIEMLNKQSMLLKSVGIVSNI